The following proteins come from a genomic window of Halictus rubicundus isolate RS-2024b chromosome 8, iyHalRubi1_principal, whole genome shotgun sequence:
- the LOC143356177 gene encoding uncharacterized protein LOC143356177 → MRVLVLVLAVLAASCDAYSNSFLLQEPIAGGSSNGGDQLVGFFEKLKDWMKKGHDKPAIPVLDPLKKDHLELNVDNEKMGIAVEGAVDNLRALGLSDFVVNRADFRLAGLQANVDLTWKNIDFFTMYKITKGKIPPQMALYGEGAILAIAKDLQVAVEVRLTVNTDGKLYVRDIDLKIQLGELDFNATGLLYDEELSKIISQIISELVPQVLRDWPAEVSTNGGKLLKKVLDQVLSKLTITDLIEIIGS, encoded by the exons ATGCGTgtgttggtgttggtgttggCCGTGCTCGCTGCCTCGTGCGACGCGTACAGCAACAGTTTCTTGCTGCAGG AGCCGATCGCGGGGGGATCGTCGAACGGAGGTGATCAGCTGGTCGGTTTCTTCGAGAAGCTGAAAGATTGGATGAAGAAGGGCCACGATAAACCGGCGATCCCTGTCCTGGACCCGCTGAAAAAGGATCATCTTGAACTGAACGTAGACAACGAGAAGATGGGCATCGC GGTGGAGGGTGCGGTGGACAATCTGCGAGCGCTCGGTTTGTCAGACTTCGTTGTGAACAgagccgattttcgacttgCCGGACTTCAAGCGAACGTCGActtgacttggaaaaatatcgaCTTTTTCACCATGTACAAGATTACCAAGGGAAAAATACCCCCTCAAATGGCGCTCTATGGGGAAGGAGCTATCCT AGCTATAGCAAAGGATTTACAAGTGGCAGTGGAAGTGAGGCTTACAGTAAACACAGACGGCAAACTGTATGTGAGGGACATCGACCTGAAAATTCAACTAGGGGAATTGGAT TTCAATGCCACCGGTTTGCTCTACGATGAAGAACTGTCGAAGATCATCAGCCAGATCATATCGGAACTAGTGCCACAGGTTCTCCGAGACTGGCCAGCGGAGGTATCGACAAATGGTGGCAAATTATTGAAGAAAGTGTTGGATCAGGTTCTAAGCAAGTTGACGATAACTGATCTAATCGAAATCATCGGCTCGTGA